In Prunus dulcis chromosome 1, ALMONDv2, whole genome shotgun sequence, the following are encoded in one genomic region:
- the LOC117615072 gene encoding protein SIEVE ELEMENT OCCLUSION B-like: protein MVSVSISVSQVVSSTTASDEAMEVAKKKSLFAMSDTEILEGIYATHVVSHEHDSFDVHSLFSITQSIIKCSKQIIDNIDHKTTNVPEPIGVFDYLLQIMLNLKPMATQVHADTRDGITIASSFSTPLCLLKSIIREVPCKAPGEENAHDATLKILNKHQQSDQLAKSVAFLKGVPVLLKPENLKQRGQALAQLNNVIMSTLQVIDCIFELEKLSITYNEVKELREILASARKDISVNVYWCIITTVACATNISLLTSDEGDTPDLVQYAHKIIIILNKLKLHLKICKEEIEKLQTYMKLKQLFQIPTEIMEVMKTLIFFKDNVNTTILDGSTKKPVHIEILRTTNVLLFISSLDISEDYISLLKPIYDFTKKSNEYKIVWIPLVEKWTTELQVKFETLRVKMPWYTVGQAGAHIAGIKYIKEDWNFHGKPMLVVLNSKSELQHSNALRMISIWGKEAFPFDQKKEEELLLSLRDTWFTAVIDGIHTSVTEWIKQEKYIFFYGGDSVWTNQFKEKATALKNDDILKRSKISLELYHVEKNANNDAGDDSFNTFWSAVETMFHIKVSSKQIDDVVRQVQKLLSYKDDKSGWAVLIQGRRIVTVGAGLTIYTVLEKYYTWNQQVTITIENFGQVFEQQHKEEVVKIGHVCSCFSIPSAAGSTLAAMICYECGNPMETFVSYKCCHVKKQAPSITW from the exons ATGGTCTCCGTCTCGATCTCGGTCTCTCAAGTAGTGAGTAGTACTACTGCAAGTGATGAAGCAATGGAGGTTGCTAAGAAGAAGAGCCTGTTTGCCATGAGTGACACAGAAATTTTGGAAGGCATTTATGCCACTCATGTAGTTAGTCATGAGCACGATTCCTTTGACGTCCATTCTCTTTTCTCCATCACTCAGAGCATCATTAAGTGTTCAAAGCAGATCATCGATAATATTGACCACAAG ACTACAAATGTCCCGGAACCCATTGGAGTATTTGATTATTTACTCCAAATAATGCTCAACCTCAAACCAATG GCCACCCAAGTACATGCTGACACTAGGGATGGAATAACTATTGCATCCAGCTTCAGCACTCCATTGTGCCTTCTAAAGTCCATAATTCGCGAG GTGCCATGTAAGGCTCCAGGTGAAGAGAATGCCCACGATGCTACGCTGAAAATACTTAACAAG CATCAGCAATCTGACCAACTTGCCAAGTCTGTGGCATTCCTCAAGGGAGTACCAGTCCTTCTCAAGCCCGAAAACCTCAAGCAACGAGGCCAAGCACTTGCTCAGCTCAACAATGTTATAATGTCCACCTTGCAAGTGATTGATTGCATCTTTGAGTTGGAGAAGCTGTCCATTACTTATAATGAGGTAAAGGAGTTGAGAGAAATCTTGGCAAGTGCAAGGAAAGATATCTCAGTGAATGTCTATTGGTGTATCATTACAACTGTAGCTTGCGCAACTAATATCTCCCTCCTTACTAGTGATGA GGGGGACACACCCGATCTTGTCCAGTATGCTCATAAGATCATAATCATCCTCAATAAACTCAAACTACATCTTAAGATCTGCAAAGAGGAAATAG AGAAGCTACAGACCTACATGAAGCTGAAGCAACTCTTTCAAATTCCTACTGAGATTATGGAGGTTATGAAGACCCTGATCTTTTTCAAGGATAATGTCAACACGACCATTTTGGATGGTTCTACTAAGAAACCG GTTCACATCGAGATCCTAAGGACGACAAATGTGTTATTGTTCATTTCGAGCCTAGATATATCAGAAGattatatttctcttcttAAACCCATCTATGATTTTACAAAGAAAAGTAACGAGTATAAGATTGTTTGGATTCCTCTTGTGGAGAAATGGACTACAGAGCTGCAAGTCAAGTTTGAGACCCTGAGGGTTAAAATGCCATGGTACACAGTAGGCCAGGCTGGTGCCCACATAGCAGGCATCAAGTACATCAAGGAAGATTGGAACTTCCATGGCAAGCCTATGCTGGTGGTCTTGAACTCAAAAAGTGAGCTCCAGCATTCGAACGCTCTGCGCATGATTTCGATATGGGGAAAAGAAGCCTTCCCTTTCGaccagaaaaaagaagaagaactcTTACTTTCTCTCCGAGATACATGGTTTACCGCGGTAATAGATGGGATTCACACATCTGTAACTGAATGG ATCAAGCAGGAGAAGTACATTTTCTTCTACGGAGGGGATTCAGTTTGGACGAATCAGTTCAAGGAGAAAGCAACTGCCCTTAAAAATGATGATATCCTAAAGAGATCAAAGATTTCTCTTGAGTTATATCATGTGGAGAAGAATGCAAATAATGATGCAGGGGATGACAGCTTTAACACCTTCTGGTCCGCCGTAGAAACCATGTTCCATATCAAGGTTAGCAGCAAGCAGATTGACGACGTGGTAAGACAAGTTCAAAAGCTGCTATCCTACAAAGATGACAAGAGTGGATGGGCTGTGCTCATCCAAGGCCGTAGGATCGTGACCGTTGGTGCCGGTTTGACAATCTATACGGTCCTGGAGAAATACTACACGTGGAATCAGCAAGTAACAATAACAATAGAAAACTTTGGACAAGTTTTTGAGCAACAGCATAAGGAGGAGGTTGTAAAAATTGGTCACGTCTGCAGCTGCTTTAGCATCCCAAGTGCAGCAGGAAGTACCCTAGCGGCCATGATCTGCTACGAGTGTGGCAATCCCATGGAGACATTCGTTAGCTATAAGTGCTGCCATGTCAAGAAGCAGGCGCCTTCAATCACTTGGTAA